The window AATGCATAATATGTACCCAAGTAAAACGagtaaaatcatccacaatagtGAGAAAATATCGTGCCCCATAGTGTGTTTGATGTTTGTGAggaccccaaatatcacaatgaattaaatcaAAAGGTGCGGAAGATTTTATTTCACTAGTAGGAAAAGGTAAACGGGTTTGCTTTGCTAAAGGGCAAACTTCACAAATGTGTTTGGAATCAAACATTATTTCAGCATTAGTTTTGGCTAAGGAATGTAAAGGTGCGGATGATGGGTGCCCAAGGCGCCGATGCCATAGACTTGTGGTGTGGGAAATGTGGTTGGCAAGGTGAGGATTTTGTGTCGGGGTGAGGTAGTAGAGCCCATCAAAATGCTTGCCCAGGCCAATCATCCTCTTCGTATCCATGTCCTGCACAACACAAAAATCAGGATAGAACGTCACTATACATCGCAAAGCTCTTGTCAATTTACTAACAGACAATAAATTGACGCGGAACTTTGGTACATAAAGAACTTTATCAAGAGATAACTCATGTGACAATTTCATTGAACCAATTCTTTTTATTTCCGCTTGCCCCCCATTTGGTAAGCCAACATAGTCATGTTGAGCATCCATGATGTTGTGTGTTGGTGGCGAATGAGAAATATGATCAGTGGCTCCGCTATCAACAATCCAACATAGATTCGAATGTGGATCTATTTGTGCTATATTGCATTTAGGCAAGAAAATACCTGTTGCATTGGCAAGTGGCTGTCCATTACCGTTACGAAGCATGGCAATGATTTGATTATACTGCTCGGTAGTGAATGTAGGACCATCAGAAGCATTGGTCTTGGTGGTTGTGGTAGGGGTGATAACCTCGGCATTGTTGGCTGCTCCTCTCTTATTCTTGGGCTTCACATTTTTTCCATGCCATTTGTGTCCTTCTGGGAACCCAATGATGTAATAGCAACGATCCACCAAGTGTCCATCTCCATCACAGTAAGTGCATTTGAGTGACTTACGTTAAAATGTGTTGGAGGTCTTGCTATTGGATGAGGATGATGCATAAGTTCGCTGGACTTGCATCGCATGCGAGGATGTCCCCATATCGCGACGACTAGCCACATCCATCTGCCGTTCATGTTGAAGAATAAGGCCATGGACTCTGCGTGTATTAGGTAGTGGACTCATCATCAGAATCGAGCCTCGTACAGTTGCATAGGATTCGTTCAATCCCATCAGAAACTGCAtaactctttctttctcttcccgTTCAGCAAGTCCTCTCAAACCTGTGCAAGTGCAATCTAATGGATCATGATATGACGCTAACTCATCCCATAAGGCCTTCATCTTTGTGTAATATGCAGAAACAGAGAGCTGCCCTTGATGATTTTCAACAATTTCTTGTCGAATCTGGTAGATCCTCGAGTCACTACTCTGTGAGAATCTGTCTCTGAGGTCGCTCCAAACTGCAGCAGCAGTTTCGGTGTACATGATGTTGCCGGCTATGTCTGAGTGGACTGAATTCACAATCCATAATGTAACCATGTCATTGCATCTTTTCCAGGCCGCATAATTTGCGTCCAGTGATGAGGGAGCCTTGATGGTTCCATCAATGAACCCAATCTTGTTCTTTGCGCTGAGACCCATGCGCATGGCACGGCTCCATTGCCCGTAGTTGTTTCCATCAAGAGTTTTGGAAACCAGGACAAGTCCAGTGTGATTTGAGTGATGAATGATGTATGGGTCTGAGAACTCCATGAGATTCTCATCTGATTTATTGTTTTTGGGTTTGACTGGTTCTGTCATGTTGTGGTCAATGGTATTTGTGGGAGAGCTGTAGAGATTACGGAAAGGCTATGGTGGTTATTGTGTTTGTGGTGGCGGAAGCATGAAAGAGTCACCGGGATcggtgctctgataccatcttGAATTGTGAGTTTAATATTTTTGGTTCTCATATTCATTCTCTGCTGCAATGgttttatatacatcttacacacacGCATGCAATAAACTACAGTTGTAAAGGTGGCGTGCTTGCTGCCCATGCTGCAACACATCAGAGAGAATATTAACAATTTCTCCagcttttttcctttcttcttcagTCAACTTCCCGTAGAGGAGACTCAAATATGGCATAGAACCTGCATCAAATATTGCAGACACGCAGATTACATACGTACATTCCCGTCAACACTTTAAGAAATTAAGTCACTGTAAACAACAACTTACTGTTGTAGAAACCGAAATGGTAGCTCCAACTTTGGGCATTTTCAAACAACTAAGAAAAGGTGTAATGATAAGTGAGTCCATTCAAGCTCAAACCAAAAcgagaaagatgaaaaggaaacaaaacagaacaaaacaaaacatcaaGAAAATGAATATGTATTAACAAGTGATCGAGAAAATATATACCTCTCGATCCATCAATAATGAAACACACTGGTGATAGTAATTCTTAGTCACCACCCTATCAACTTTAGCAACTATGTCATCCATAGGAGCAAATCTAAACTTGTTAAGGGCATCCTCACGACTCATCATCTGGATGGATCCCAGGATGGGGATGTGAGGTTCGATCTCCGGCCCACCAAACTCTGCCTGGAGGCCCTCGATCACCTTCTTGATTCTATGGGAAACATCAGCCGGTGGAATGGCCCAAACCGAATACGAGTACAACCTCCGGCAACTTTCCCTCTTCCCCTCTACCACCACTATCGCATCTTCATCTTTATCTGAGCAAGTATTCTCTATGCTCTTAAGCTTGTGGCTGCGTCCCATGACCGAAACTATGCTATTCACATAAACAATAATACTATCTTTATCTTCTGTTTCAATGGGAATATGCTTAAGCTTTTTGGTACAAAGATTAAAGAAAACTACGTGTCCATCACTGTCAACCATAAGCCACTCATCGCCCCACAACGCCACAGGTCCAGACCTACGTATCTGATCATCTGTGCCCTCAATGGTCAAGTGTTTTGTCCAAGCACCCTTAAAGCCATCATCCATCACCCACATTTCATAAGGTTCAGGATATCGACGATGGTCCACACTAAGGGCAAAAAAAGCAACTGATTCATTCCAAACAGTAAGCTTCAAATAGAGGTGATTCGACCGGACAAACTGTTGGAGCTCAGATGGTAAGGGTATACCGTGAAATACCTCACGACTTGTATCGAAGGAAATGATCGATCTCCCATTCGCATGGAATCGATGCTCAACTGCGTCAAATGGAAATAATTCCTTATCTTGCTCAATTCCCAGCCAATAACACATTCGCTTGAAGGACATCTGGAAATCCTTAGGCCAAAACAAAGTAGTTTCGGTTTCTAAAGAATCTGTGTTGATCTCTTCCCAAAAATCACAACCCATGGTGTATACTACTGCTCTGTGCCGACTAAGAAATCTCCGGCGGTTTTCATCTCCCTCTTGAAAATAAGTGGTAAAGGTCACAACTTTGTACTCGTTAGACATGGGATCATAGCCAAATCCAGTATGAAAACCAGTTTCGAGATGGTCTTGCCCATCGTAATCATCCGGCTGGTGCAAGGGCCACATTGGAAGGCATGGCTCATCAGGAATACGATTGAATTCCCCAATTCCGGGATTGCATAAAACTAGGCCACTCTCACTAGATAGTAAAACAATGCCATTGCAGTGGCCGTGGATACGAAATTGTTGTTCCGGCACTCCGATATTTTGAATCAAAGATTGAGGAATAATGATGTCCTGGACACCAACAAGAGAGCAGCTATTGCTATGCTCGTCATCAGTATTATCATCGTCTCTGCAAAACTCAAGAATTGATAATACTTCTTCAGTCTCCCCCTTCTTAGTGGTGCTGTTACACTTGGggttctcctcctcctcctcctcatgctGCCGCTGCACTACTAATCGCGCCAAAAAGACGTGGAGAGTGGTGAGATTGTTGTTCGCGGAGTTGGAGAGGTGATTTGACACGAAACCCGGATTGTTGATGAGAGCAGACCACCATTTAGAGACACATTTGAATCGCATCAGAGTTTTGGGAGGCAGAGTTAGTAGGATTTTCACCAACATATCTTGTCCCATTTTCATTTTGCCGCTGCAACACTCCTCGCGCTCTCCCTCTAACGATAAACAACAAATTATGAAGACTTTTTAATTAAGATTTCTAAGAAGAAAAAATCACAAACAGTAAACTGATTCAGATTTTAGATCAAATCTTTGATTAATTCTCGGAAGCAAGGTCCAATTACATACGTCCTGATCTGCGTGTGTGCCTATCATCACCACAGAAACTGATTAGGATTAGTAAGTAAAGATTTTCATTAATTGTTGCAGAAATTACCGGAGACGAAAGAGACCCCCGCCGGAGAAGGAGTCGATGGAGGCCGCACTGCTGGTTTTGTGTTCTGCTCTACAACCGTGATGATAGACCGAGTGTTAGAGATGCGTTTCTTGAACCCTCTAACTCAAAAGTTGGGCCCACCTAATATCATCCATTGCTTTTTTTGTGGGCCTCATGGAACATGTTAGTTCTTCTGTCACATCGTGTCAACATGGCATAATGTGGATTATGCCTTGATTTTAGCCTGCATTATACTGTAAAGATACAttatttggaagaaaaaaaaaagtatagtATTTGCATTTCTTAGAGTAGATATGAATTATGTCAATTTTAATGTATTGAGATATGCATTCATTGTATCTATATTTTGAGTAAATAttagtttactaccctcaagtttcatGATtctcaacatttggtacatgaagctTTTTTTGTCCGAGAGTCAtatctaaagtgttaattttgggatagtctcatacatccgttagtcaaactgttaactCTGCctttaactgatgatgtggcgccTATGTGGACAACAATTGGACgacacgtgtcattaagggATCCAcgtgaaaattcaaaattcaaagaaaaaaaaaaaaaacaacaacaacaaaagcaaaACCCAGATTCTCTTCCCCAAATCCCAATGTGCCCACCTTCCTACCCCCATCACCCGCAACCACTTCCCTCCCCATTGCGCCTCCATCCCACCTTCTCTCATCCCCCATCATCCCTCCCAAAAATCCCGTCGTCGCCCTCCTTCTCCCGTCCCACAATCCCTTTGAAGCCGTTGATGGCGAGGTCTAAATCCTTGAGGTTTTTTAGACGACCCAACGAGTCAGGAATCTCGCAACTAAGTTTCACTCGGTGAGCCAGAGCACCTCAAGATTCGTCAAATTGCCGAGCTTCGCCAGGATCCGACCGGGGTGAAACGGGTTGTAGGAAAGGTTGAGCATTTTTAGGGTGGAAATGTTGTCGAGAAACGGAATGATGGTGCTTTTGATGAGATTGTAGATGAGATAGAGGACCTCGAGTTTTTGGAAGCGACCGAAGAAATCGGGAATTGGTCCGGAGAAAGTGTTTCTGATGAGTCGAGGTATTTGAGGTTAGGAAGGGTGGCGGGGAGGGTGTTGGTGAGAAGGTTCTGGGAGAGGTCAAGATGCTCGAGATTTTGACAAGGGAAAAGTAAGGGAGGGAGGGTGGGGACGGGGGATTTGGGGAAGATGATTTGGGTTTTGCTTttgctttattattattattttaaaaaaaattataacttttctttaaataattattttttttgaatttttaatttccacgtggatCATTTAATGACACATGACGTCTACTTATTGTCCAGCATAggcgccacatcatcagttaacaacAGAGTTAACAGTTTAACTAATAGATGtgtgagactgtcccaaaattaacactttaggtatgactctaggacgaaaaaaaactccatgtaccaaatgttgaaaaccacgaaacttgagggtagtaaactgatatttaccccTATATTTTTGTTCTACACTAGCAATTGGGCCTTTGGTAGCAATTGAACCTCTATTTTAGATTGAAGTAATTTGGTGAAAGGTATGCATGCATCTTATCTATCTAATGAAGGAGATATGAGCAAGTCAAGTTGGCAGGTCGATGACCCGATCGCCCTAAAAATGGGTCAGCAAGTCCCTTCCAGTTATGGAAAGCCTCTGGAGTCTTTCAGAAGCTGCACCTCCATTTATAGAACTGTGGTCAAATTACTAAAGTGCCCACCAACTTGAAAGGTCTACCAATTTACTTTCCATATTAGAGACACATTTGAATCGCATCAGAGTTTTGGGAGGCAGACATAGTAGAATTTTCATCAACATATCTTGTTCCATTTTGCTGCAACACCACTCACGCTCTCCATCTaacgattttttttctttttttggacaAGAGGTAGCATTTCATTAAGGGTAGAGCCCAGAAGCCAAATAGCAATACAAGGAAGAAAGACAAAACAAGGCAGAATAAAAGTAAagaaatacaaaacaaagaaagccaAAAGAGGTTTCGCCCAAAGCTGAGCCTGTGATGAAGCCAGAGCACAACACAAAAGCGAGGCTGAGGTCCAATCTGCTATCCTTCCCAAACGCAGTTTCCAAAGTTTTATGGGGGCAAGAGAGACCATCTTTGGATAAAATGTGAACCAGAGAGGATGGGGGCCTTATGACCCAAACATCAGAGTGCATCCCTCTTTTACATTGCGAAGCAACCCAATCGATTGCACAATTCGCTTGACGAGGAAGCACCGCCAATTGATCAAATGAAAACGATTGGAGAGATTCCGAACCCTTGATGTTGCTGATGAGCTCCAGAGAGTCAGAGTTGAAGACCATATCCTGAAAATTGTTGTGGATCGCTAGTGGTGGATTATACATAAAACTGATTAAGCTTTTTAATTAAGATttctaagaagaaaaaaaaatcatatacaGGATGTTGGAAAAAAGTATGGAAAAActgttatatattttattaaaactatTAAATAACACACAATAGAATCtctataaatgcaagaaaaacaAGGAATAGAAGAACCTTTAGAGATCGAGGCTAGAATTTGATTCTTTAGCCTTAAGACAAGATTTCCCCTCAGCGGTGCCTCAAGGTTTGCATTGGCAAATGTCTCCCAGTATACAACGATCTTTCTCTTTGCGGAAGTAGCACTCCAATCCACAAAGAACAGCGAACCAAAATTGTTTAAAACTCTCTTTCTTGAAcactaaactactctaatttctATATGATTTCTGGATGCAAAACTATATCTAAAATGCTTAACTTGGTGGTCTATTTATAGGCATTGATATGCCCCATTTTCAAAG of the Pyrus communis chromosome 1, drPyrComm1.1, whole genome shotgun sequence genome contains:
- the LOC137718215 gene encoding F-box/kelch-repeat protein At3g06240-like, whose protein sequence is MKMGQDMLVKILLTLPPKTLMRFKCVSKWWSALINNPGFVSNHLSNSANNNLTTLHVFLARLVVQRQHEEEEEENPKCNSTTKKGETEEVLSILEFCRDDDNTDDEHSNSCSLVGVQDIIIPQSLIQNIGVPEQQFRIHGHCNGIVLLSSESGLVLCNPGIGEFNRIPDEPCLPMWPLHQPDDYDGQDHLETGFHTGFGYDPMSNEYKVVTFTTYFQEGDENRRRFLSRHRAVVYTMGCDFWEEINTDSLETETTLFWPKDFQMSFKRMCYWLGIEQDKELFPFDAVEHRFHANGRSIISFDTSREVFHGIPLPSELQQFVRSNHLYLKLTVWNESVAFFALSVDHRRYPEPYEMWVMDDGFKGAWTKHLTIEGTDDQIRRSGPVALWGDEWLMVDSDGHVVFFNLCTKKLKHIPIETEDKDSIIVYVNSIVSVMGRSHKLKSIENTCSDKDEDAIVVVEGKRESCRRLYSYSVWAIPPADVSHRIKKVIEGLQAEFGGPEIEPHIPILGSIQMMSREDALNKFRFAPMDDIVAKVDRVVTKNYYHQCVSLLMDRELFENAQSWSYHFGFYNSSMPYLSLLYGKLTEEERKKAGEIVNILSDVLQHGQQARHLYNCSLLHACV